tgtaatattaaaaataataagcaATAAAATGGTAACAGATAAACTTGACGAGGTTTGCAGTGAAGATCCATTAgacataaaaaatacaaataatcttttaatagaaataaaacTAAAAGACCCAAATAAAGAAATTAGAGTAAACTACAAAATGACATATACTGAACAGGACGTAAATGAatttaaagaagaaacaaagttATTACTTAGCAAAGGACTGATAAGAGAAAGTTATAGTCCTCATTCGTCACCAGCCTTTTATGTTAATAACCATAACGAGCAAAAACGAGGAAAACGAAGAATGGTAATAGACTATAGAAAAATTAATGAAGCAACTATTGGAAACGCTCAAAACCTACCACGAAAAGAATTTCTAATTAAAAAACTTAGGGGAGCAAAATTTTTCTCCGCATTAGATGCAAAATCAGGATATTGGCAAATACGTCTCCATGAAAATACAAAACCACTAACGGCATTTACTTGTCCACCTCAAAAACATTTTGAATGGAATGTTTTACCTTTTGGTTTAAAACAAGCACCAGGGATTTTTCAACAATTTATGGATAACAATTTGATTGGATATGAAGAATTTAGTTCAGTATATATTGATGATATTATAATATTCacaaaaaatgatgaaaatgACCATTTAGAAAAAGTCTATAAAATACTAGAAAGATGTAAAGAGAAAGGAGTAGTATTAAGTAAAAAGAAAGCAcagatattaaaaacaaaaattgaattcTTAGGGTTAGAAATAACTAGCGAAGGAAAAATATCCgcacaaaaacatatattagaaAAAATTTATGAGTTTCCAAATAAACTAGAAGAcagaaaacaaattcaaagaTTCTTAGGAAATCTTAACTATTTATCAGAACAAGGTTTCTTTAAAAATCTAGCTAAAGAACGAAAATCATTACAAGAAAAAATATCAGAAAAGGTACCATGGAAGTGGGAAGAAAAAGACAGTCAaacagtaaaaaaattaaaagaaatgtgTAAAAATTTACCAGAATTATATAACCCGACTGATAATGACATTCTAATAGTGTCAACAGACGCATGCATTACACATTGGGGAGCAACTCTTACAGCTTTAACTAATAGAGCCTTAGAGAAACcagaaaaattaaaagaatcGATTACTCAGATAACAAGtctaaaacaagaaaaactaGTTAAATATAATAGTGGAACATTTACAGCAACTCAACAAAATTACCCAATCCATGAACTAGAGACATTAGCAGCTATAAAAGCTTTTAAAAAATGGCAAATAGATTTAAGACCAATAACCTTTTACCTAAGAActgattcaaaatatttaataggATTTCAGAAGTATAATATAAAAGCAAACTATAATCAGGGAAGGCTTATTCGATGGCAAATGCAATTATCTCAATATTCATATATACCAGTCTACATAAAAGGAGAACTCAATTCTATAGCAGATTCTCTTACACGAGAATATCGAAATCAACAGTCGAAAGACTGAttcaatttattaaaatattttaataaataactcaTGATCTTGAGGATAAAAGATCAACCATCGATAATTGGTAAAGATTATCAACAAAACAAACAGTCTTCGGACAATAATTAGCCACTTTGGCAATATTTGACAGGAACCATGGACTCAGTGATAAAGATGATGGAAAATACTATCAAACAGAAAAAAGACAACCTCCAAAAACTCCAAGACGAAATTACCCAACTTGAAGCAACTGTCCAAACACTAAaaaatcaaacccaaaacaGTGAAACAATAATATTACCAGAAAGCCAGCCTACAAGCCCAGCTACTAAAAAACCacataaatattatgttatctTCAACGGCCCAATGCGTGGAATATACGATGAATGGCATAAGGCCGCACAATTTATCACAGGGAGAAATATCACTCATAAAAGCTATGGCAACCTTGAAGACGCAAAACAGGCACTCGACGACTCGGCTCAGAAACAAAAAGGAATAGCCACTTCTTTCAAGGATCAACTTCTTCTTGGAGGAGGACGAACTCAGCTACAACCCGTAACCAGACTCACTCCTATCGGAAAAATTCCTACCATTGCCAAAATAGACACTACCCAAGCCATCCTTGAACAAATAAAACTAACCAAGGAAAAATTTCTCGAATACTTCGAAGAAATAAATACCTACCCAGAAAAAACCATCTACAAACATATATACCCAAAAAACCATCAAGGCCTTGGCCCAAAAGCAGTGGTACTTCCCGAAGCAGACCCAATACTTACAAAAAACCTCCATGAATATGGACTTATAGAAACCCTTTATATACGAAAACCCGATTACCAACTAAAACACTTCCCGATCGGATTAAAAACAGCTATTTCAAGGTATTTTTCAGGATATGCTAAAGGAAAGGAAGTATTTCTTCAGTATTATAGCAACCACCCAGAACTCAACCAAACAGGATTAAGCTGCCCAGCaatcaaattaataataatgGGGATTAGTAACGAGCAATATCCAACCAAAGATGGTGCAGCAAACATTCACTACGATGAAGACGACCTGGTTCTAGTCGATGCTGAATTAACCATAGGAATACTCAGAAAACTTGTCTACATGAACGACTTCTTCCGACTCAACTACAAATCCGACTCAACACTTTTACTCACCAAATCAACCAAAGAATTCGACATCCAAGAAATTATAGGCCCGATAGTCTACAAAATATGGGACAATGGGATCATCAAAAGTCTGCAATATCATCAAACAATGTGTAGACTACTCATTCAAAGCCAGCTACAGGACAAGATCAACGAAAAACACAAATGCTCGATCTGTACAGACAAATCCGAGGAAGCCCAAGAAGAAAAGGCCCAAGAAGACTCTAGTGATGATCCAATAATAGAAGACGAAGCAACACCGACAAAGGCAATAAACATGTGAGGAAAATAGGTCGGCAACCACTCGTAACCACTTAGAAAAATCAATAATGTAatcttatctttttctttttattggcCGAGATAAGATTTCGATCTTATCTTCTTATCTTTAGTAATGTCTCCGTTGTAATATAAAAAGATGCATAAGGCATCGATGAATAATAAGACTTAAGCGAGTTTGTATAATTTGGTTATCTAACCCTTCTGTTGAGACTTCGTCTCTGAATAGcagaaaaaacaaatacaaaactcGAAAataatttggtatcagagcctccaTCATCTTGCCTTTGGAGTCACTAAGATGATTGTCCCTTCGGGGACATCCGATAAAATTGGAACGATACAGAGAAGATTAGCATGGCCCCTGCGCAAGGATGACACGCACAAATCGAGAAAtggtccaaattttttttgatctttttttttcaaatcggtttcttcttcatctgttCTTCTGTGTTTCAGTTTTAGCGTTTCCTGCGTTTTCTTCTTCTGGGTTTCGTTTCTTTACAATGTGTGATTTTACAATAGTTCGTTCGTTCAGTTTTGAAATAATATACGCTTAAAACAATCCGACATGGTGTCGTGGTCATTGTTGCAGTTCTCATGGTCGGGAAGATGCTGTCAACCAATGAAGTACATATCCTTGCTTTGATTAAAACGGTTGGGCTTTAAACTCCAGTGGAAACAGAGGTTCTGAatgaaattaaaacaaaaaacagtCTGTTGCTTTGcttgttttaaaatcaaatcTTCGATATACACGACCACCACAGGATGGTTTTCACTCCACAAAGTTTATAACTAAATGACCCACCACTTTAAATCGAATAAAGTTTACAACTTTGCAACTAATTTAGATCAAAGAAAGTTTGCAACTTTGTAACCAATTTAAATCGAAGAAAGTTAACAACTTTGTAaaggaaacaaacaaaacatcaaaaagagAGAGCTTTGAATGTTATTTTGTAGAGAAGGGCGACACATCACATGCCCATACCAGCCATATCAGGGACATGCTTTTGAGTTTTCTCCTCTGCCTTCACAAGCACTGAGGCCTCTGTTGTTGTCAATAGCAAAGAAACGCTGCGATACAAGAAACAAACACACCATGAATCATAACTTAGTTTTACTTCTAAAGAAACAAGAACAGTTAAGAGTTTTGGAGACTCTCTCTTCTTACCTAGCAGCATCGGTTAAGGCGGTTTTGATAACCTTAACCGGGTCTATGATTCCAGCTTTCACCATATCAACATACGAACctacacaaaacaaaaaaaaaagacagaaaacATTCAGAGTCTGATGAAGTTTGCGCTTTTGGGATGTTCAAAAAAAGACAATCTCACTCCCACCTTTAGAAGCATCGAAACCGAAATTGCAATCGTCTTGCTCTAATAACTTGCCGACCACTAAAGAACCATCGTAACCAGCATTTGCAGCTATTGTCAATGCAGGAGCCTGTACAAAATCACAAACTTCTTTGTCACGGTTTCACAGTTTTTGGACTAAAAAGGTTTTTCATTGGAAGAAGTTAAGAGATTAAAACCTTGAGAGCATTCTGAACTATCTGAACACCTCTTCTTTGATCCTCGTTTTGAGTTTCAAGGTTGTCTAAAGCCTTTGTAGCGTATAGCAGAGCCACACCACCACCTAAAAGCAACATGAAAGAAGCAATTAGAGGAAGTATAGAGAGAAACAGATAACAGTATTTACTTACCAGGTATGATGCCTTCTTCTACGGCTGCTCTTGTAGCATTCAAAGCATCAGTGACTCTGTCTTTTCTTTCCCCAACTTCAGCTTCACTTGCTCCTCCCACCTAATGTAAGAACCAGACATACATCAGCTACTTCACCATGTaaagagtttaaaaaaaactgattgATGAGTGATTGACTAACCTTGAAGACTGCAACACCACCTGATAGTTTTGAGAGTCGTTCTTGCGTTTTCTCTTTATCAAATGTGGATGTGCTCTTCTCGTTTGCTGACCTTAACTGTTCAGCATGAGGATGAAATGAATTAGCTTTTACTGTAATACAATGAGCAAAATTCATGAAAGAGACAGTGTAAGAAACATTCATATTACCTCTTCACATCTTTCTTCTATCAGCTTCTTGTCGCCACCACCGTGCAGGATGAGAGTATCATCACGAGAGATAGTGACCTTATTGAAAAAAACTTCTTATTAGATTCGGATCTAAAGCAGAAACtctaatacatatattttctccTCTTACCTTCTTCGCAGTTCCAAGTAATTCAGGACGAATTTTGTCAAGAGTTAGACCACGCTCCTCAGAGATAACCTGTGTATAAACCACTTGagttagaaaatgaaaaaaaaaaacaaacgtgAGACAAACATAAGTACATGTTGTTTCTTGAGACACTTTTACCTCTGCACCAGTAAGAACTGCAAGATCATCTAAGCTTGCTTTCCTGTTGTCACCAAAACCTGGAGCCTTGATAGCGCAAACCTTAAGCCCAGCATGATGCTTGTTGAGAATCAGCATAGCTAATGCATCACTCTCTACATCTTCTGCTACAACAAGAAGTGGCCTGCTGCTCTGCACAACCACAATCGATAAGAGAAACAAGTGAGCGGCactttttaatagaaaaattctAATAATAGGTAATCAAGGGAAGGTATTACCTTCACAGCTGCCTCTAGAACTTTCAACAGCGAGTTCATGTCTGAAACCTTCTTCTCGTGAATGAGGATGATGGGATTCTCAAGctcctggaaaaaaaaaagcatatttAGTCTAAAAACCATTCCTTGCCTTCACATATCAGACCAAAGAGAAAGATATGATGAACTTACGCATTTCTGAGTCTTCTCATCTGTGATGAAGTAAGGAGAGATGTAACCTCTGGCTAGCTTCATTCCTTCCACTACTTCTAGCTCGTTCTCTAAAGTATTCCCATCCTGAGTAGTTTAAGAAACGATGATGAGATATATAGCGATAAGTCAATCATTATCTGATCTAATAGCAAGGCATGAGAGAGCAAAAAGCTTACAGCAACAGTGATAACTCCTTCCTTTCCAACTTTCTCCATGGCTCTTGCAATTAATTCCCCAATCTCACGCTCTCCGTTTGCAGATATAGTAGCAACCTGTCAAAATAACAAATGCCATGGCAGTAAGAGATCAACTTCTGGTTATAATCATGACAATGAACCTGATTTTAAATTCACCTGTGTGATCTCTTCTGGGGTGCTGATCATAACAGCTCTGCTTTTCAAATCAGAGACAACCGCATCAATTGCCATGTTTATGCCACTACGCAAATCCATCACATTCACACCAGCAGCCACCGACTTGCAACCTTCGGTGAGTATCGCCTGAGTCAAAACAGTCGCACAAGTGGTACCTTTACAACACAAAAGAAAGCAAACAGAAATTAAGACTGTCTCTGCATTTTTTCAAGTAGTAAAAACGTATCCAAGATATTTAACTGAATCAAGAGAGGGAATCAAGTCAATTTACCATCTCCAGCAACCTTGTTAGTGGCATTAGCGACCTGTTTAACGAGCTCAGCACCCATGTTCTTAGCTTTTGACTCAAATGAAATGCTTTTGGCCACGGTGACACCATCCTTTGTGATCTTTGGTGCGCCATAACTGCTCTCAATTATCACATTCCTTCCCTAAACCAATAAAGATATTTGCACTGCATTGATGATATGAAccttctgaaaaaaaaaaagaaataatataaacTACCTTTGGGCCCATGGTTACTTTGACAGCTTCAGCAACCTCGGATACACCTTGCAACATAGCAGCACGAGCCCCAACCCCAAAACTGATGTCCTTAGCCACATAGTTTCTGCTGCTTATTATCCTTCCAGAAACCTTCCATGGTAAGAGAGAACACCAAAACATACATTTATTAAATAACTGAAGCTAGAACCTAGAAGATCTTCAACATCATTTGGACCGACTAAAACAGAGAGCGTTTGCAAATTGTAGAAGCTTAAAGGTAGAAACTTTAAGATGCAAATCCCTAACTTTTTGTTTCATTGCATCACTGATGCAACATTTCTAGCAGTATCTCGATTGCAAACAGGAATGCGGTAATCAAACTTGAAATAAGATCTATAGTAAGTTCAGGAGACTCACCAGTTTCCGGGAAGTAGAGGAGCTGCAAGACAATTAAACCCAGAAAGATCAGTTCGAATTTGATCGACAAGAGTGTTAAGTTAACAGAATAAGGTCAGTGAGTGAAACGTACCCAATTGAAGAAGATAACTTTGACAGCACTCTGTACATTTTCGCTGGCAGAGAAGTAGATTCAGACAAAGAGGGGCTtcaaagggtttagggtttttactATATCACACGATGATCAGGAATGAATTATAGTTTCGTCggggaaagaaaaagaataaaagtCTGGAACTTTCCGTCTTAGTGGGTCAGCTCTGTTTCGGCAACTCCAAGATTAGTTTTTTTCGTTCTTCCATAGGCCCATTTTGCATTCTAATGGCCCAAACCACATCACTATAGAACTCACTCGCAGGCAAAATGATTAGTATATTGTTGTGTGGGGGCATTAGAATGTTTGTGTAAGGAACACATACATAAGGGCGGCTAATGGCACCCTCCAAGATTGCACCAGTGTTGATCAGATGGCTCTCGTTGAATCCATCTAATCAACACgaaattttaaagtttctaCTTTCTAGGTTCATGGGCTCTCGGACAAACAAAGCTTAAGCTTACCTAGTTCTTACGTTCTATGAGCTTGTGTCCATGGT
The window above is part of the Brassica napus cultivar Da-Ae chromosome C3, Da-Ae, whole genome shotgun sequence genome. Proteins encoded here:
- the LOC125584495 gene encoding uncharacterized protein LOC125584495 isoform X2, producing MDSVIKMMENTIKQKKDNLQKLQDEITQLEATVQTLKNQTQNSETIILPESQPTSPATKKPHKYYVIFNGPMRGIYDEWHKAAQFITGRNITHKSYGNLEDAKQALDDSAQKQKGIATSFKDQLLLGGGRTQLQPVTRLTPIGKIPTIAKIDTTQAILEQIKLTKEKFLEYFEEINTYPEKTIYKHIYPKNHQGLGPKAVVLPEADPILTKNLHEYGLIETLYIRKPDYQLKHFPIGLKTAISRYFSGYAKGKEVFLQYYSNHPELNQTGLSCPAIKLIIMGISNEQYPTKDGAANIHYDEDDLVLVDAELTIGILRKLVYMNDFFRLNYKSDSTLLLTKSTKEFDIQEIIGPIVYKIWDNGIIKSLQYHQTMCRLLIQSQLQDKINEKHKCSICTDKSEEAQEEKAQEDSSDDPIIEDEATPTKAINM
- the LOC106389157 gene encoding chaperonin CPN60-like 2, mitochondrial, whose product is MYRVLSKLSSSIGSSTSRKLVSGRIISSRNYVAKDISFGVGARAAMLQGVSEVAEAVKVTMGPKGRNVIIESSYGAPKITKDGVTVAKSISFESKAKNMGAELVKQVANATNKVAGDGTTCATVLTQAILTEGCKSVAAGVNVMDLRSGINMAIDAVVSDLKSRAVMISTPEEITQVATISANGEREIGELIARAMEKVGKEGVITVADGNTLENELEVVEGMKLARGYISPYFITDEKTQKCELENPIILIHEKKVSDMNSLLKVLEAAVKSSRPLLVVAEDVESDALAMLILNKHHAGLKVCAIKAPGFGDNRKASLDDLAVLTGAEVISEERGLTLDKIRPELLGTAKKVTISRDDTLILHGGGDKKLIEERCEELRSANEKSTSTFDKEKTQERLSKLSGGVAVFKVGGASEAEVGERKDRVTDALNATRAAVEEGIIPGGGVALLYATKALDNLETQNEDQRRGVQIVQNALKAPALTIAANAGYDGSLVVGKLLEQDDCNFGFDASKGSYVDMVKAGIIDPVKVIKTALTDAASVSLLLTTTEASVLVKAEEKTQKHVPDMAGMGM